One part of the Rhodococcus oxybenzonivorans genome encodes these proteins:
- the aceA gene encoding isocitrate lyase — MSTTGTPKTAAEIQQDWDTNPRWKGVTRNYTAEQVTKLQGTVVEEQTLARRGSEILWDLVNNEDYINSLGALTGNQAVQQVRAGLKAIYLSGWQVAGDANLSGHTYPDQSLYPANSVPQVVRRINNALLRADEIAKVEGDTSVDNWLAPIVADGEAGFGGALNVYELQKAMIAAGVAGSHWEDQLASEKKCGHLGGKVLIPTQQHIRTLTSARLAADVADVPTVVIARTDAEAATLITSDVDERDQPFLDGTRTAEGFFGVKNGIEPCIARAKAYAPYADLIWMETGVPDLEVAKRFAESVRSEFPDQLLAYNCSPSFNWKAHLDDSTIAKFQKELGAMGFKFQFITLAGFHSLNYGMFDLAHGYAREGMTAFVDLQEREFKAAEERGFTAIKHQREVGAGYFDSIATTVDPNTSTAALKGSTEEGQFH, encoded by the coding sequence ATGTCGACCACCGGCACCCCGAAGACCGCAGCTGAGATTCAGCAGGATTGGGACACCAACCCGCGCTGGAAGGGAGTAACCCGCAACTACACGGCGGAGCAGGTCACCAAGCTCCAGGGCACCGTTGTCGAAGAGCAGACCCTCGCACGCCGTGGTTCCGAGATCCTCTGGGACCTCGTGAACAACGAGGACTACATCAACTCGCTGGGCGCGCTGACCGGCAACCAGGCAGTTCAGCAGGTTCGTGCAGGCCTCAAGGCCATCTACCTCTCCGGCTGGCAGGTCGCCGGTGACGCGAACCTTTCCGGACACACCTACCCGGACCAGAGCCTCTACCCGGCCAACTCGGTTCCGCAGGTCGTGCGTCGCATCAACAATGCCCTGCTGCGCGCCGACGAGATCGCCAAGGTCGAGGGCGACACGTCCGTCGACAACTGGCTCGCCCCGATCGTCGCCGACGGTGAAGCCGGCTTCGGTGGTGCACTCAACGTCTACGAGCTGCAGAAGGCCATGATCGCGGCCGGTGTTGCCGGTTCGCACTGGGAGGACCAGCTCGCGTCGGAGAAGAAGTGCGGCCACCTCGGTGGCAAGGTGCTCATCCCCACGCAGCAGCACATCCGCACCCTGACCTCGGCTCGCCTCGCGGCCGACGTCGCGGACGTTCCCACCGTGGTCATCGCACGCACCGACGCCGAGGCCGCAACCCTCATCACGTCGGACGTCGACGAGCGCGACCAGCCGTTCCTGGACGGCACCCGCACCGCCGAGGGCTTCTTCGGTGTCAAGAACGGCATCGAGCCCTGCATCGCTCGCGCCAAGGCTTACGCGCCCTACGCCGACCTCATCTGGATGGAGACCGGCGTGCCGGACCTCGAGGTCGCCAAGCGGTTCGCCGAGTCCGTGCGCAGCGAGTTCCCGGACCAGCTCCTCGCCTACAACTGCTCGCCTTCCTTCAACTGGAAGGCGCACCTGGACGACTCGACCATCGCGAAGTTCCAGAAGGAGCTCGGCGCGATGGGCTTCAAGTTCCAGTTCATCACCCTCGCCGGCTTCCACTCGCTCAACTACGGCATGTTCGACCTGGCCCACGGCTACGCCCGCGAGGGCATGACCGCCTTCGTCGACCTGCAGGAGCGCGAGTTCAAGGCCGCCGAGGAGCGTGGCTTCACCGCCATCAAGCACCAGCGTGAGGTGGGTGCCGGCTACTTCGACAGTATCGCCA